CTAGCTTCTAGTGTCACAGGTATTGTGTGTGATTTTgcacatttaatatttaattaattttttaaatattttattttaattgcattaattaatatgaaataatatttattatttaaattattgaatataattaaaatatattaacttacaacaaatatatatttcataatattagCACAATTTTTGTTTCTGTCAAatattttttactaataattgtgaatataataataataattaattattattattattattatgtttagagttctattcaagtaataactctattatgaaattaacacaattttttaactaataattgtaatttaaattctaattattttttaatatgtgattattagaacttctattaaattataattatttttaaatgtataattatcgcaacctcaattttattttaatttttaattaataattctagattaaatattataattatttttaaaagtgaaatttagtaatacctcgtCAAATCGCAAATTGAATAATGTAGGTTCTATAAATGGAGAAAACTGCAAGGAATTAGCTGGATTAGCATATTTGGATGGTTTTTATGGTTGGTGGAGCTTCTTTGAAGGCATTTTCTTCATATTTTGCACAACTATGCTTAAGTTATACATTTTGTGTTTTTACTTCTCTCGATCAGCCTGAGCTCATCGATATCATTTCGTTTAACATCCACAAGGAGCTGGTAATGCATAGTTAAAACTCAAGGAGCTTTGTTGTcggaaattttgataaattcttATTGCAAGAGAAGAGACTAAGCTAGTTTGTTTATTTGCAGGGAAAATCTGAAGAAGAATATGAACAATCAGAGGAGTTCCGACAGGATTTGAAATTGAAGGTTCGAGAGTTGTTGAAAGAGCAGTAATGGCGTCGGAGAAAAATGGCGATGAGGGTTTGATGGATTCTGTTAATATCTCTTACTTTCTTTAGTTGTTCTCGTTCAATAAAGGCTTACTATTACTATGGTGAGTTAATCACCTCTTCTTATTTCATCTTTAGATATCAGAAAAAGAAGACGAAGGTCAAGGATGAAGAAGAGCAAAAGGAGATGTGGATAACTAGGGTTACCTTTCTTTCGATTGATGCTATTCTTGGATTTTGTATCCCCGTTTGGAGGTTTTTTTATTAATGAATTCATCGACTTAGGAATAGAAAAAAAATACCTTCAAGAGGTCAAATAACATTGAGTGTAACAAGATATATGTATGCTTGGGCAACCACAAGACTCCACCAATGTGACAAATAGAGATGCTAAAGGCTTCAATCAAGAGAAATTGTTTCAGGATTGTTGGAAACTAGAAAGATTAATTTAATGGAAAAGTTACACTGTTGGTTGTAACTGTCGTAGACATTGAACAACTAGGATTGTTCTCCCATGAATGGATTATGTCATCTATTTCAGATTCTTCAACACCATGGTCTTCCATAACATTTCCACCAGAAGCTTTAATCAACTCCAACTCCATTGCTACTTGTTTCATGGTGGGTCTTTTCTTTCCATTAAGATTCAAGCATCTTTTTGCTAGCAGAGCCACTACTATAATCTCCTGTTCTGGACCATCCTTTACTACCATTGGATCAAGAATGTTAAACAAGGAATTCTCCTGCATTGAATCCAAAAAATAAGATACCAAGCTTCTCACTGGCTCTGATTGTTCTGCGGAGATGGGTTTTTGTCCTGTAAAAAGCTCAATAAGAACAACTCCAAAGCTATAAACATCACTCTTCTCTGTAAATTGACTTGATCGAAAATATTCTGGATCCATATATCCAAAAGTTCCTTGCACCCGAGTGGTTAGATGTGTTTGTTCAAGTGCAACTGATCTTGAAGTTCCAAAATCTGATACTTTTGCCCTATATTTATCATCCAAAAGTATGTTACTAGATTTGATGTCTCGATGATAAATAGGAGCAGAAGCAGCTGAATGCAAATAGAACAAGGCATTGGCAATTTCAATAGCAATTCGTAAACGCATTTCCCATGTCAATGGTAATTCTTCATTTTGGTTACGAATGAGATCGTATAATGTACCATTTGGGATGAACTCATACACCAATAGAGGGACTTCAGCTTCTAAACAA
This window of the Gossypium hirsutum isolate 1008001.06 chromosome A09, Gossypium_hirsutum_v2.1, whole genome shotgun sequence genome carries:
- the LOC107888608 gene encoding wall-associated receptor kinase-like 1, yielding MYKVLKRKQKIMLKQKYFKRNGGLLLQQHLFSNEGNVEKIKLFTSKEMEKATNNRILGQGGQGTVYKGMLIDGSIVAIKKSKMVEGKKCAEKKVEQFINEVIILSQINHRNVVKLLGCCLEAEVPLLVYEFIPNGTLYDLIRNQNEELPLTWEMRLRIAIEIANALFYLHSAASAPIYHRDIKSSNILLDDKYRAKVSDFGTSRSVALEQTHLTTRVQGTFGYMDPEYFRSSQFTEKSDVYSFGVVLIELFTGQKPISAEQSEPVRSLVSYFLDSMQENSLFNILDPMVVKDGPEQEIIVVALLAKRCLNLNGKKRPTMKQVAMELELIKASGGNVMEDHGVEESEIDDIIHSWENNPSCSMSTTVTTNSVTFPLN